One Melanotaenia boesemani isolate fMelBoe1 chromosome 8, fMelBoe1.pri, whole genome shotgun sequence DNA segment encodes these proteins:
- the LOC121644435 gene encoding adhesion G protein-coupled receptor L2-like isoform X8, which produces MASALWRCPVFRCLLLLFCIHCSQGFSRAALPFGLVRRELSCEGYAIDLRCPGSDVIMIETANYGRTDDKICDADPFQMENVNCYLPDAYKIISQRCNNRTQCVVVTGSDVFPDPCPGTYKYLEVQYECVPYKVEQKVFICPGTLKGIGAATFLFEAEQQAGSWCKDPLQAGDKVFFMPWTPYRTDTLIEYASLEDFKNGRQTTSYKLPHRVDGTGFVAYDGAIFFNKERTRNIVKFDLRTRIKSGEAIVNNANYHDTSPYRWGGKTDIDLAVDERGLWVIYATEQNNGRIVVSQLNPYTLRFEATWETAYDKRSASNAFMVCGVLHVVRSTYEENESEASRSQIDYIYNTKLSQGEYTDILFPNQYQYITAVDYNPRDNQLYVWNNFYILRYDLDFGPPDPAEVPTTEDISVSSSAPKTTAVFTTTTTVPTVKGQGDTTVAGADPRDGRDPSEDVRSSGTAEPTIPEMPPTPRRFCEATRRRAIDWPQTHTGISVERPCPKGTKGIATFLCTVGGTWCSKGPDLSNCTSHWVTQVAQKIRSGENAANLANELARHTQGPVFAGDVSSSVRLMEQLVDILDAQLQELRPNEKDSAGRSFNKLQKREKTCRAYMKAIVDTVDNLLRPEALKSWKDMNSTEQTHAATMLLDTLEEGAFVLAENLIEPAIVKVPAENIMLDVYVLSTDGQVQDFKFPQNSKGGATLTLSSNTVKVNSKNGAAKLVFVLYKHLGQFLSTENATLRGMGDLNKHNLSLTVNSHILSASITKESSRVFVADPVIFTLEHLDKEHYYNPNCSFWNYSERSMMGYWSTQGCKLLETNKSHTTCSCSHLTNFAILMAHRGNVRDGSMHELLLTVITRMGIAVSLVCLAISLFTFCFFRGLQSDRNTIHKNLCLNLFIGELLFLVGINMTEPKLVCSIIAGVLHFCFLAAFTWMCLEGVQLYLMLVEVFESEFSRRKYYYMSGYLIPAVVVGISAAIDYRSYGTQRACWLRVDNHFIWSFIGPVTFIIVVNVIFLVVTMYKMVKHSTSMKPDSSRLGGIRSWVLGAFALLCLLGLTWSFGLFFLNESSIVMAYLFTIFNTLQGMFIFIFHCLLQKKVRKEYSKCFRQSQCCGALPSEGSHSSAKTATSRSTARYSSATQSRIRRMWNDTVRKQSESSFISGDINSSSTLNQGMTGNYLLTNPLLRTHDTNPYNNLLAETVVCNTPSPPAFHSPAVLRPDSLSRHT; this is translated from the exons gtGCAACAACCGTACGCAGTGTGTGGTTGTCACTGGCTCTGATGTCTTTCCTGATCCATGCCCTGGCACCTACAAGTACTTAGAGGTCCAGTATGAGTGTGTTCCCTATA AAGTGGAGCAAAAAG TTTTCATTTGTCCCGGGACTCTGAAGGGGATAGGAGCTGCCACCTTCCTGTTTGAGGCCGAGCAGCAGGCTGGGTCGTGGTGCAAAGACCCACTGCAAGCTGGAGACAAAGTCTTCTTTATGCCCTGGACGCCATACCGCACAGACACCCTCATCGAGTATGCCTCTCTGGAGGACTTCAAAAATGGTCGCCAGACAACCTCTTATAAACTGCCACACCGTGTGGATGGGACAGGTTTTGTGGCTTACGATGGTGCTATCTTTTTTAACAAGGAACGCACGCGCAACATTGTGAAGTTTGACCTGCGCACACGCATCAAAAGCGGTGAGGCCATTGTAAACAATGCCAATTATCACGACACCTCACCTTACCGTTGGGGTGGCAAGACGGACATTGACCTTGCAGTAGATGAGAGGGGATTGTGGGTAATCTATGCCACAGAGCAGAACAATGGGCGCATAGTGGTGAGCCAGCTCAACCCATACACTCTCCGCTTTGAGGCCACCTGGGAAACAGCCTATGACAAGCGCTCGGCCTCCAATGCCTTTATGGTATGCGGCGTGTTGCATGTAGTGCGCTCAACCTATGAGGAGAATGAAAGCGAAGCCAGCCGGAGCCAAATCGATTACATCTATAACACCAAGCTGAGTCAGGGCGAGTATACTGACATCCTGTTCCCCAACCAGTACCAGTACATCACTGCTGTGGATTACAACCCCAGGGACAACCAGCTGTACGTGTGGAATAACTTTTATATCCTGCGCTACGACCTGGACTTTGGGCCACCAGATCCTGCTGAAG TGCCAACCACTGAGGATATCTCCGTCTCATCATCTGCACCCAAGACCACTGCAGTattcaccaccaccaccactgtACCTACCGTGAAGGGACAAGGTGACACAACAGTTGCGGGAGCTGATCCAAGAGATGGAAGAGATCCATCTGAAGACGTCCGTAGCTCAGGAACAGCTGAGCCCACCATCCCTGAGATGCCGCCAACACCCAGACGCTTCTGTGAGGCAACCAGGAGGAGAGCCATTGACTGGCCCCAGACCCACACTGGGATTTCTGTTGAGAGACCCTGCCCCAAAGGGACCAAAG GCATCGCCACTTTCCTCTGCACTGTGGGAGGGACATGGTGCTCCAAAGGGCCAGATCTCAGCAACTGCACCTCCCACTGGGTGACTCAGGTGGCACAAAAG ATCCGAAGTGGCGAAAATGCTGCTAATTTAGCCAACGAGCTGGCTCGGCACACTCAGGGCCCAGTGTTCGCCGGAGACGTCAGCTCCTCAGTGCGCCTGATGGAGCAACTTGTGGACATCTTGGATGCTCAGCTACAGGAACTCAGGCCCAATGAGAAGGACTCAGCTGGACGCAGCTTCAATAAG CttcaaaaaagagagaagacatGCCGAGCGTACATGAAG GCAATCGTGGACACTGTTGACAACCTCCTGAGGCCGGAAGCTCTGAAATCTTGGAAAGACATGAATTCCACAGAACAAACGCATGCTGCCACAATGCTCCTGGATACCCTGGAGGAAGGGGCGTTTGTCCTTGCAGAAAACCTGATTGAACCTGCGATTGTAAAAGTGCCCGCAGAGAATATCA TGTTGGATGTGTATGTGTTAAGCACCGACGGCCAGGTGCAAGACTTCAAATTTCCACAGAATAGCAAGGGTGGAGCAACTCTTACACTTTCCTCCAACACCGTGAAAGTCAATAGCAAAAATG GTGCGGCCAAGCTAGTATTTGTACTCTACAAACACCTGGGTCAGTTCCTCAGCACAGAAAACGCCACACTGAGAGGAATGGGGGACCTGAACAAACACAACCTCTCCCTCACCGTCAACTCCCACATCCTGTCGGCCTCTATTACAAAGGAGTCCAGCCGAGTGTTTGTGGCCGACCCTGTGATCTTTACCCTGGAGCACCTGGAT AAGGAGCATTACTACAACCCCAACTGCTCGTTTTGGAATTACTCAGAGCGAAGCATGATGGGATACTGGTCCACTCAGGGTTGCAAACTACTGGAAACCAATAAGAGCCACACCACTTGCTCTTGTAGTCACTTGACCAACTTTGCTATCCTCATGGCACATCGAGGAAATGTG agagatgGGAGCATGCATGAGCTGCTTCTTACCGTCATCACCAGGATGGGAATCGCTGTGTCTCTAGTCTGCCTGGCTATCAGTCTCTTCACCTTCTGCTTCTTCAGAGGTCTGCAAAGTGACCGAAACACCATCCACAAAAACCTCTGCCTCAACCTCTTCATTGGCgagcttctttttcttgtgGGCATAAACATGACGGAACCAAAG TTGGTGTGCTCCATCATTGCGGGAGTCCTCCATTTCTGCTTCCTGGCTGCATTCACCTGGATGTGTTTGGAGGGCGTGCAGCTCTACCTCATGCTGGTCGAGGTGTTTGAGAGCGAGTTCTCACGCAGAAAATATTACTATATGTCTGGCTACCTCATCCCAGCTGTGGTGGTGGGCATCTCAGCAGCCATCGACTACAGAAGCTACGGCACACAGCGGGC atGCTGGTTGAGGGTGGATAACCATTTCATCTGGAGCTTTATTGGACCTGTAACCTTCATAATAGTG GTCAATGTCATCTTCCTGGTGGTGACGATGTACAAGATGGTGAAGCATTCCACCTCCATGAAACCCGACTCTTCCAGGCTGGGGGGTATCAG ATCATGGGTGTTGGGAGCGTTTGCATTGCTTTGCCTTTTGGGGCTCACATGGTCCTTTGGCTTGTTCTTCCTTAATGAATCCTCCATTGTGATGGCTTACCTCTTCACCATTTTCAACACTTTGCAAGGGatgttcatcttcatctttcacTGCCTACTCCAGAAAAAA GTTCGGAAAGAGTACAGCAAATGTTTCCGTCAGTCCCAGTGCTGTGGGGCGCTACCGTCTGAGGGTTCCCACAGCTCAGCCAAGACAGCCACGTCTCGATCCACAGCCCGCTACTCCTCTGCTACACAG AGCCGCATCAGGCGGATGTGGAACGACACTGTGAGAAAGCAGTCGGAGTCCTCCTTCATCTCAGGCGACATAAACAGCTCCTCCACACTCAACCAGG GGATGACTGGCAACTACCTCCTAACTAACCCTCTCCTCCGAACCCACGACACTAACCCTTATAACAACCTGCTGGCAGAAACAGTGGTGTGCAACACCCCCTCTCCACCCGCCTTTCACTCCCCAG